The proteins below come from a single Excalfactoria chinensis isolate bCotChi1 chromosome 7, bCotChi1.hap2, whole genome shotgun sequence genomic window:
- the ABCB11 gene encoding bile salt export pump isoform X2, whose translation MRMDIGWFDCTSVGELNTRISDDVNKINEAIADQVAIFIQRLTTFVCGFLLGFVSGWKLTLVIIAVSPLIGIGAAVYGLAVAKLTGRELKAYAKAGAVADEVLSSIRTVAAFGGEKKEVERYDKNLVYAQHWGIRKGIIMGLFSGYMWFVIFLCYALAFWYGSKLVLEEDEYSPGTLLQVFFGVLVGALNLGQASPCLEAFATGRGAATNIFETIDRKPTIDCMSEEGYKLDKVRGEIEFHNVTFHYPSRPDVKILDNLSMVIKTGETTAFVGASGAGKSTVIQLIQRFYDPTDGMITLDGHDIRSLNIQWLRSQIGVVEQEPVLFATTIAENIRYGRDDATTEDIIRAAKQANAYRFIMDLPQQFDTHVGEGGSQMSGGQKQRIAIARALVRNPKILLLDMATSALDNESEAVVQEALQKAHLGRTAISIAHRLSAVKAADVIIGFEHGRAVERGTHEELLKRKGVYFMLVTLQSKGDTALTRAATGSENKVVEPNLEEVRSFRRGSYRASLRASLRQRSRSQLSNVVPDPPLSIAGDQAESAYLKSYEEDDGQAKKESVEEEDVKPVPFARILKYNASEWPYMVIGSLGAAVNGALSPLYALLFSQILGTFSILDEEEQKFQINGVCLLFVLVGIVSFFTQFLQGYNFAKSGELLTRRLRKIGFQAMLGQDIGWFDDRRNSPGALTTRLATDASQVQGATGSQIGMIVNSFTNIGVAIIIAFYFSWKLSLVIMCFLPFLALSGAVQAKMLTGFAAQDKKALEATGQISSEALSNIRTVAGIGKEKRFIDAFEKNLDMPYRAAIKKANVYGICFGFAQSIVFIANSVSYRYGGFLVQTEGLHYSFVFRVISAIVTSGTALGRASSYTPNYAKAKTSAARLFQLIDRLPKISVYSKKGEKWDDFKGSIEFLNCKFTYPSRPDIQVLKGLSVAVKPGQTLAFVGSSGCGKSTSVQLLERFYDPEKGSVLIDGHDTKKVNVQFLRSKIGVVSQEPVLFDCSIADNIKYGSNTKDTTMEKVIEAAKKAQLHDFVMSLPEKYETNVGAQGSQLSRGQKQRIAIARAIIRDPKILLLDEATSALDTESEKTVQAALDKAREGRTCIVIAHRLSTIENADIIAVMSQGIIIEQGTHDELMAMEGAYYKLVTTGAPIS comes from the exons ATGAGAATGGATATAGGCTGGTTTGACTGCACGTCCGTAGGAGAACTGAACACAAGAATTTCTGA TGATGTCAACAAAATTAATGAGGCTATTGCTGATCAAGTAGCAATCTTCATCCAGCGCTTAACCACCTTTGTATGTGGATTCCTACTGGGATTTGTCAGTGGATGGAAATTGACCCTGGTTATCATTGCAGTCAGTCCCCTCATTGGGATTGGAGCAGCTGTCTATGGCTTG GCTGTGGCAAAACTGACAGGCCGAGAACTAAAGGCTTATGCAAAAGCTGGGGCTGTGGCTGATGAAGTGCTCTCATCCATCAGAACAGTAGCTGCTTTTGGTGGTGAGAAGAAAGAAGTCGAGAG ATATGATAAAAATTTAGTGTATGCTCAACACTGGGGAATTAGAAAAGGAATAATAATGGGATTATTCAGTGGTTACATGTGGTTTGTAATCTTCCTGTGTTATGCATTAGCCTTTTGGTATGGCTCTAAACTTGTCCTTGAAGAAGATGAGTATTCACCCGGCACCCTTCTGCAG gTTTTCTTCGGTGTTTTAGTAGGAGCTTTAAATCTCGGCCAAGCATCTCCCTGCCTGGAAGCCTTTGCTACTGGACGTGGGGCTGCTACAAATATTTTTGAGACAATAGACAGA AAACCCACCATTGACTGCATGTCGGAAGAAGGCTACAAGCTGGATAAAGTAAGAGGTGAAATTGAATTTCATAATGTAACATTCCATTATCCCTCCAGACCCGATGTAAAG attTTGGATAACCTTAGTATGGTTATTAAAACAGGGGAGACAACAGCTTTTGTTGGAGCTAGTGGAGCTGGAAAGAGTACAGTAATACAGCTCATCCAGCGTTTCTATGACCCTACTGATGGCATG ATAACTCTGGATGGCCATGACATTCGTTCCCTTAATATCCAGTGGCTGCGCTCACAGATTGGTGTTGTTGAGCAAGAGCCAGTGCTGTTTGCTACCACGATTGCAGAGAATATTCGCTATGGTCGGGATGATGCTACCACGGAAGACATAATCAGAGCAGCCAAACAGGCCAATGCTTACAGGTTCATCATGGACTTGCCACAG CAATTTGACACTCATGTTGGAGAGGGTGGAAGCCAGATGAGTGGAGGTCAAAAGCAGAGGATAGCTATTGCTCGAGCCCTTGTGAGAAACCCTAAAATCCTGCTATTGGATATGGCTACTTCAGCACTTGATAATGAAAGTGAGGCGGTTGTCCAAGAAGCACTTCAAAAG GCTCACCTTGGCCGCACAGCAATCTCAATAGCTCATCGCCTGTCTGCTGTCAAAGCTGCTGATGTCATCATTGGGTTCGAGCATGGAAGAGCAGTGGAGAGAGGAACTCATGAAGAACTCTTGAAGAGAAAAGGGGTTTATTTCATGTTGGTGACCTTGCAAAGCAAAGGAGACACAGCACTTACTAGAGCAGCAACAGGAT cagaaaataaagtggTTGAGCCAAATCTTGAGGAAGTCCGGTCATTCAGAAGAGGAAGCTATCGTGCCAGTTTGCG AGCTTCACTTCGGCAGCGGTCTAGATCTCAGCTCTCGAATGTGGTTCCAGACCCTCCATTGTCCATTGCAGGAGATCAGGCAGAGTCTGCGTATCTTAAATCTTATGAGGAAGATGATGGACAAGCAAAAAAG GAATCTGTCGAGGAGGAAGATGTCAAACCTGTACCATTTGCCAGGATTTTGAAGTATAATGCCTCTGAATGGCCATACATGGTGATAGGATCTCTGGGAGCAGCTGTGAACGGAGCACTCAGTCCACTCTATGCTTTGTTATTCAGTCAGATTCTTGGG aCTTTCTCCATTCTTgatgaagaagaacaaaaattcCAGATCAATGGTGTCTGCCTGCTCTTTGTCTTGGTTggaattgtttcattttttacacAGTTTTTACAG GGATACAACTTTGCCAAGTCTGGTGAGCTGCTTACAAGACGGTTAAGGAAAATTGGTTTTCAGGCTATGCTGGGGCAAGACATCGGCTGGTTTGATGACCGAAGGAACAGCCCCGGGGCACTGACTACAAGGCTTGCAACAGATGCATCGCAGGTCCAAGGG gcaACTGGATCGCAGATAGGAATGATTGTCAACTCCTTTACCAACATTGGGGTGGCCATCATTATCGCTTTCTACTTCAGCTGGAAACTGAGTTTGGTCATAATGTGTTTCCTGCCATTTTTGGCCCTGTCTGGAGCTGTGCAAGCTAAAATGTTGACGGGATTTGCTGCTCAGGACAAGAAAGCTCTGGAGGCTACTGGACAG ATTTCCAGCGAAGCCCTCTCCAACATCAGAACTGTGGCTGGgatagggaaagaaaaaaggttcaTTGATGCTTTTGAGAAGAACCTGGATATGCCGTACAGAGCTGCAatcaaaaaagcaaatgtttatgGAATCTGCTTTGGCTTCGCCCAGAGCATAGTGTTCATAGCCAACTCAGTCTCTTACAGATACGGAGGGTTTCTGGTTCAAACTGAAGGGCTCCATTACAGCTTTGTGTTCAG AGTGATCTCTGCAATTGTGACCAGTGGGACTGCTTTGGGAAGAGCTTCTTCCTACACCCCGAACTATGCCAAAGCCAAGACATCTGCTGCACGTTTGTTTCAACTCATCGATCGGCTTCCTAAAATCAGTGTTTACagcaaaaaaggagaaaaatgg GATGACTTCAAGGGGAGCATTGAATTCCTTAACTGTAAATTCACATACCCCTCACGGCCTGATATTCAGGTCCTCAAAGGACTCTCTGTAGCTGTTAAGCCTGGACAGACATTGGCATTTGTTGGCAGTAGTGGCTGTGGTAAGAGTACCAGCGTCCAGCTTCTGGAGCGTTTCTATGATCCTGAGAAAGGAAGTGTG TTAATAGATGGACACGACACCAAGAAGGTAAATGTACAGTTTCTCAGATCAAAAATCGGAGTAGTGTCTCAGGAGCCTGTGCTATTTGACTGCAGCATTGCTGACAACATTAAGTATGGCAGTAACACCAAGGACACGACAATGGAAAAAGTCATAGAAGCAGCCAAGAAGGCTCAGTTGCATGATTTTGTCATGTCACTTCCTGAA
- the ABCB11 gene encoding bile salt export pump isoform X1, whose translation MRMDIGWFDCTSVGELNTRISDDVNKINEAIADQVAIFIQRLTTFVCGFLLGFVSGWKLTLVIIAVSPLIGIGAAVYGLAVAKLTGRELKAYAKAGAVADEVLSSIRTVAAFGGEKKEVERYDKNLVYAQHWGIRKGIIMGLFSGYMWFVIFLCYALAFWYGSKLVLEEDEYSPGTLLQVFFGVLVGALNLGQASPCLEAFATGRGAATNIFETIDRKPTIDCMSEEGYKLDKVRGEIEFHNVTFHYPSRPDVKILDNLSMVIKTGETTAFVGASGAGKSTVIQLIQRFYDPTDGMITLDGHDIRSLNIQWLRSQIGVVEQEPVLFATTIAENIRYGRDDATTEDIIRAAKQANAYRFIMDLPQQFDTHVGEGGSQMSGGQKQRIAIARALVRNPKILLLDMATSALDNESEAVVQEALQKAHLGRTAISIAHRLSAVKAADVIIGFEHGRAVERGTHEELLKRKGVYFMLVTLQSKGDTALTRAATGSAENKVVEPNLEEVRSFRRGSYRASLRASLRQRSRSQLSNVVPDPPLSIAGDQAESAYLKSYEEDDGQAKKESVEEEDVKPVPFARILKYNASEWPYMVIGSLGAAVNGALSPLYALLFSQILGTFSILDEEEQKFQINGVCLLFVLVGIVSFFTQFLQGYNFAKSGELLTRRLRKIGFQAMLGQDIGWFDDRRNSPGALTTRLATDASQVQGATGSQIGMIVNSFTNIGVAIIIAFYFSWKLSLVIMCFLPFLALSGAVQAKMLTGFAAQDKKALEATGQISSEALSNIRTVAGIGKEKRFIDAFEKNLDMPYRAAIKKANVYGICFGFAQSIVFIANSVSYRYGGFLVQTEGLHYSFVFRVISAIVTSGTALGRASSYTPNYAKAKTSAARLFQLIDRLPKISVYSKKGEKWDDFKGSIEFLNCKFTYPSRPDIQVLKGLSVAVKPGQTLAFVGSSGCGKSTSVQLLERFYDPEKGSVLIDGHDTKKVNVQFLRSKIGVVSQEPVLFDCSIADNIKYGSNTKDTTMEKVIEAAKKAQLHDFVMSLPEKYETNVGAQGSQLSRGQKQRIAIARAIIRDPKILLLDEATSALDTESEKTVQAALDKAREGRTCIVIAHRLSTIENADIIAVMSQGIIIEQGTHDELMAMEGAYYKLVTTGAPIS comes from the exons ATGAGAATGGATATAGGCTGGTTTGACTGCACGTCCGTAGGAGAACTGAACACAAGAATTTCTGA TGATGTCAACAAAATTAATGAGGCTATTGCTGATCAAGTAGCAATCTTCATCCAGCGCTTAACCACCTTTGTATGTGGATTCCTACTGGGATTTGTCAGTGGATGGAAATTGACCCTGGTTATCATTGCAGTCAGTCCCCTCATTGGGATTGGAGCAGCTGTCTATGGCTTG GCTGTGGCAAAACTGACAGGCCGAGAACTAAAGGCTTATGCAAAAGCTGGGGCTGTGGCTGATGAAGTGCTCTCATCCATCAGAACAGTAGCTGCTTTTGGTGGTGAGAAGAAAGAAGTCGAGAG ATATGATAAAAATTTAGTGTATGCTCAACACTGGGGAATTAGAAAAGGAATAATAATGGGATTATTCAGTGGTTACATGTGGTTTGTAATCTTCCTGTGTTATGCATTAGCCTTTTGGTATGGCTCTAAACTTGTCCTTGAAGAAGATGAGTATTCACCCGGCACCCTTCTGCAG gTTTTCTTCGGTGTTTTAGTAGGAGCTTTAAATCTCGGCCAAGCATCTCCCTGCCTGGAAGCCTTTGCTACTGGACGTGGGGCTGCTACAAATATTTTTGAGACAATAGACAGA AAACCCACCATTGACTGCATGTCGGAAGAAGGCTACAAGCTGGATAAAGTAAGAGGTGAAATTGAATTTCATAATGTAACATTCCATTATCCCTCCAGACCCGATGTAAAG attTTGGATAACCTTAGTATGGTTATTAAAACAGGGGAGACAACAGCTTTTGTTGGAGCTAGTGGAGCTGGAAAGAGTACAGTAATACAGCTCATCCAGCGTTTCTATGACCCTACTGATGGCATG ATAACTCTGGATGGCCATGACATTCGTTCCCTTAATATCCAGTGGCTGCGCTCACAGATTGGTGTTGTTGAGCAAGAGCCAGTGCTGTTTGCTACCACGATTGCAGAGAATATTCGCTATGGTCGGGATGATGCTACCACGGAAGACATAATCAGAGCAGCCAAACAGGCCAATGCTTACAGGTTCATCATGGACTTGCCACAG CAATTTGACACTCATGTTGGAGAGGGTGGAAGCCAGATGAGTGGAGGTCAAAAGCAGAGGATAGCTATTGCTCGAGCCCTTGTGAGAAACCCTAAAATCCTGCTATTGGATATGGCTACTTCAGCACTTGATAATGAAAGTGAGGCGGTTGTCCAAGAAGCACTTCAAAAG GCTCACCTTGGCCGCACAGCAATCTCAATAGCTCATCGCCTGTCTGCTGTCAAAGCTGCTGATGTCATCATTGGGTTCGAGCATGGAAGAGCAGTGGAGAGAGGAACTCATGAAGAACTCTTGAAGAGAAAAGGGGTTTATTTCATGTTGGTGACCTTGCAAAGCAAAGGAGACACAGCACTTACTAGAGCAGCAACAGGAT cagcagaaaataaagtggTTGAGCCAAATCTTGAGGAAGTCCGGTCATTCAGAAGAGGAAGCTATCGTGCCAGTTTGCG AGCTTCACTTCGGCAGCGGTCTAGATCTCAGCTCTCGAATGTGGTTCCAGACCCTCCATTGTCCATTGCAGGAGATCAGGCAGAGTCTGCGTATCTTAAATCTTATGAGGAAGATGATGGACAAGCAAAAAAG GAATCTGTCGAGGAGGAAGATGTCAAACCTGTACCATTTGCCAGGATTTTGAAGTATAATGCCTCTGAATGGCCATACATGGTGATAGGATCTCTGGGAGCAGCTGTGAACGGAGCACTCAGTCCACTCTATGCTTTGTTATTCAGTCAGATTCTTGGG aCTTTCTCCATTCTTgatgaagaagaacaaaaattcCAGATCAATGGTGTCTGCCTGCTCTTTGTCTTGGTTggaattgtttcattttttacacAGTTTTTACAG GGATACAACTTTGCCAAGTCTGGTGAGCTGCTTACAAGACGGTTAAGGAAAATTGGTTTTCAGGCTATGCTGGGGCAAGACATCGGCTGGTTTGATGACCGAAGGAACAGCCCCGGGGCACTGACTACAAGGCTTGCAACAGATGCATCGCAGGTCCAAGGG gcaACTGGATCGCAGATAGGAATGATTGTCAACTCCTTTACCAACATTGGGGTGGCCATCATTATCGCTTTCTACTTCAGCTGGAAACTGAGTTTGGTCATAATGTGTTTCCTGCCATTTTTGGCCCTGTCTGGAGCTGTGCAAGCTAAAATGTTGACGGGATTTGCTGCTCAGGACAAGAAAGCTCTGGAGGCTACTGGACAG ATTTCCAGCGAAGCCCTCTCCAACATCAGAACTGTGGCTGGgatagggaaagaaaaaaggttcaTTGATGCTTTTGAGAAGAACCTGGATATGCCGTACAGAGCTGCAatcaaaaaagcaaatgtttatgGAATCTGCTTTGGCTTCGCCCAGAGCATAGTGTTCATAGCCAACTCAGTCTCTTACAGATACGGAGGGTTTCTGGTTCAAACTGAAGGGCTCCATTACAGCTTTGTGTTCAG AGTGATCTCTGCAATTGTGACCAGTGGGACTGCTTTGGGAAGAGCTTCTTCCTACACCCCGAACTATGCCAAAGCCAAGACATCTGCTGCACGTTTGTTTCAACTCATCGATCGGCTTCCTAAAATCAGTGTTTACagcaaaaaaggagaaaaatgg GATGACTTCAAGGGGAGCATTGAATTCCTTAACTGTAAATTCACATACCCCTCACGGCCTGATATTCAGGTCCTCAAAGGACTCTCTGTAGCTGTTAAGCCTGGACAGACATTGGCATTTGTTGGCAGTAGTGGCTGTGGTAAGAGTACCAGCGTCCAGCTTCTGGAGCGTTTCTATGATCCTGAGAAAGGAAGTGTG TTAATAGATGGACACGACACCAAGAAGGTAAATGTACAGTTTCTCAGATCAAAAATCGGAGTAGTGTCTCAGGAGCCTGTGCTATTTGACTGCAGCATTGCTGACAACATTAAGTATGGCAGTAACACCAAGGACACGACAATGGAAAAAGTCATAGAAGCAGCCAAGAAGGCTCAGTTGCATGATTTTGTCATGTCACTTCCTGAA